The genome window acagggagatcaactcgatgattgctgatgacctataggagtgggatagggagggtgggagggagactcaagagggaggggatatggggatatatgtataaaaacaactgattcactttgttgtacagcggaaagtgccacaacagtgtaaagctattatactccataaagatcaaaagaaaaaagaagaataaataaattaattaattaattttaaaaaagaataaaaagcagtgAGAAGAGGGTGAGGGGTCAGTTGCTTATAGGTCCCTGTGGGGCCAGAGAATTCTGAAGTCAGGttaaaaaagaatcatttattttaaataaatgttattttcatacagtgaaaaaaaatgaatgaagtattaATACATACTAAAATTtggataaatttcaaaaaaccttatgctaagtgaaagaagccagacacagatgatcacatattgtatgattctatttatatgaaatccaCCAAAATGAAAATCCatggagacaaaaaataaattagtggttgcctaggccTGGGAGTGGAAACGGGGAGTGAGTGAAAACAGGCAtgaggtttctttctggggtaatggaaatgtttcaaataagattgtggtgatggtaacACAACCCTAAAATGCTAATAACATTAAGttgtacactttttaaaagtgtacaaCAGCAAAAGCATggcccataaaagaaaaaaacaataaatcagatcttgtcaacatttaaaatttttacacttgaaaagacattattaagaaaatgaaaagaaagcaacagagtgggagaaaatatccaCATATCATATCTacagggacttgtatccagaatatataaataagtcttacaactcaacaataaaaagacaataaagaCAATAACTccatttgaaaatggaaaagatgTGTGAATGgctaataagtaaatgaaaaggcGCTCATCATCATTAGTCACTAAGGAAGTACAAATTataactacaatgagatatcatttcccGTCCATTCAGAATAGCTATATCAAAAAGACacacaataacaaatgttggtgaagaagTGGAGAAACAGAAACCCTCATACATTACTAGTGGCGATGCAAAATAGTGCTACCGCTTTGGAAAAtacttttctagtttcttataaagttaaagatAAATTTGCCATATCATCCAGTCATTGCACCCTTAGGTTcctaccaaagagaaatgaaaccatCTGTCCACATGAAGACTCGCGCACTAATGTCCTTAGCAGCATGTAGAAACAACCTACATGCCTAGTGAGTAGACAGACAAAATGTGTTAtagccatataatggaatactatttggcaataaaaattaatgaagtactggtacatgctacaatatggatgaacctcaaaaaatattatgctatgtgcaagaagccaggcacaaaagatcACTTCTCATTTGATTTAATTTAGATAAAgtgcccagaataggcaaatagagaaagaaagtagatcaGCGGTTATCTGGGAATGAGAATTAACTGTAAGTAAATGAGCATGAGGGGCCTTTGGGGAaagtgaaaatgttctaaaactgattatGATTATGGCTGCACCATTCAGTAAAGTTACTAAAACTACTTAACTagacacttaaaatgggtgaattttataatatgaaaaatatatcccaataaagctgttaaagatAGGAGAGGAACAGTAGGGGAAACTGTGTGAGGGGTGCACAGGAATTCTGcattatctttgcaacttttccataaatctaaagctattctgaattttaaaatgtatttaaattaaaaataacaagaataTGTTTGTGGATTCATACCTATCTGTGTGAAAAGACACAAAGATGAAATGTGTAAAATCTCATTACAGATCAGCATTAACAGATGAACATTTGAGACAATTTTGATGATATGCAACACTATTagccccaaataaacaaaatgttatcacccccaaaagaattCCATTATTTTCATTAGTACTTCCATATTACAAAAAAGTGctcaattattattatatttttaatttcatcaataaatatttgttgaaatttgttttctcccttGTCATATAAGTACTTACAAATTATCTTCAATTTTGCCTTctggcccacaaaacctaaaatatttactatctggctctttacagaaccCTGTTCTACACCACTACaggataaatataaacataatctGTCTCCTTGAGTGTATGCTTATCATTACCTAGTTTTGGCATAATGCCCTTAGTATAGATCCTATCATTCTGCCTTTtggcccacaaagtctaaaatatttactatgtgactCTTTACAGAGAGGGTGCCAAGCCCTGTTCTACACCATAAGAGGgtaaatataaacataatcaGACTCTCTCTTAAGTGTATTCTTACCATTACCTAGTTTGGGTATGATGCCAGTCTGGATATGCCCTATAAAGGATAAACCTTGCATCTCTTCTGCTATGGCACTATTGAGGATTCCCATACATAAAAACACGAATTAGCTTATTAGTTCTAGCAAAACTTCGATGTCATCGTTATTATCGTGATATTAAAGAGCCAACACCATACCACAGTGTCAAGATGACCCTCATCAAGTTGTGATGTCACCACGCCATGGACTCCCTGAGATCTCTTAGATATCAAGTAGCTCCCATGGCATCACACCCTGCCTTTGGCATCACCCTGGCACATCACCTTACTACGGTGTCATATGCTACCACTGCTGTGGCAGAATTCTGCCCTAACGCCACTCCGCCGAAATGTCAGAATAATTAACCCCTActtctttccattcctttgaCGGCGGCAGCAGCGAGGGGGAGGGTGGCCACAGGAGCTCAGGAGGTAGTACTCAGCTGCTATCGTTTTCCCTTCCGCTTACCACTGCAGGTCAGGGCCCCGGTGGGACAGGACTTTCTGGTTCCCAAAACTCTCTTGCCATGACCCCACACCCATTTCGCATCACCGACTCAATGCCCCAACAGCGACCACCCAGCCCGGTTCTACACGAAGCCGCTCCCCATACCTGACTCCATTCTCCAGCTGTCATCCTGGGCCAATTCCACCGGCCACTTGACTACGGCGGCCGCAAGGGACCCTGGGACTCGTAGTTCCGCGCTGCTAGGGGCAGAGTCGGAGAGAGCAGCAAAGGCGCCTCCCCTCCCGGAACTGCACTTAAACTGCAGCTCCCAGTGGCGTCCTGCGATGCGAAAAGAAGCAAAGGAATAAGAGAGGTTGGTGATTGGTGGAGCTCTAACAGCTCTTTTGATTGGCAGTCAGAGCCTGCGACGTGAGGCAGTCTTTGGTCAGGCTTCACCCAGGTCCTGGGAAAGCGAAATGGAGGGGTTTGTGTCTAACCTAATGGTCTGCAACCTGGCCTACAGCGGGAAGCTGGAGGAGTTGAAGGAGAGGATCCTGGCCGATAAATCCCTGGCCACTAGGACTGACCAGGTAAAGCAGCGCTGGGGCTTCTCCAcaggcggcggcagcggcggagAGCAACGTGGCTGCCCGGGctgacccagcccagcccagcccagcccagcccagcccaccggGAGGCCGGTTCCGAGAGGGCCAgatccccgcccccgccgccccatCCTTACCCCGGGGTCACCTCAGGACTCGGGATCGCGCGGCCGGATCTACCCCGTAAACCGccagtgttgttttttttggccCAGTATTTAGCTCGctgtattttggatatttctAGAACGTTTAGGGCGTTTCTCATAAATGCCCGATCTTTGAGACATCCGTGAGAAGGAAAGTTTTTGGTGTTTTGAAATgggtttctttgcttttattaatgattttattCGATGGAACACGTGTAACTGAACGCCTCAGCTGGGAGCTGAGGATACAGTTGGATGGAAGCAGACGCTAATAAAATAATCCCAAATCATATGTCCGATTATAAATTGTCGTAAATACTTGAGAGAGAAGTTGACCTGGGGCTTCTTGCAAGGACATGTCATGGAAGGACCTCATTTAATCTCGTTTAGAAAAGCCGAATGTTGTCATAACTGGACCTTGAGAGCTTGTTTGGAGGTTCTAGCAGGGGAGCGCAGCTACTCGTATACCCTTGACCGAAGAACGGTCCTCCTCTATCGGGGAAGGTCGTCCTCTTCGACCGAGCGCGCAGCTTCGGGAGGGACGCACATGGAgcggtgagggaggaaggggacacccGCCTAGCCAGCCAGATCAGCCGAATCAACCCTGGCGATCAATGGGGTGACAGATGTCGCAGCCAGATCGCCCTCACATCCCGAATGTTGTCATAACTGAAAAGGCATTGCGAAGGAGGGAAGGTTGGCGATGGGGATGAGTGGGATTTCCCTGGGGGATGAAtgggcattctaggcagaggcgGAACAAAAGTGAGTGCTCTCATGCTTTCACCCTGAGTTTCTAGAAAGATTCTCGGTGCCCTCAGTAAgccaacaaacatttatagatTGCTTCCTATTTGACAGGCACGGTACTAAGCACTAGCAAGACTGTATCACAAAGTTACAAATCTCCATTTTGTGTCTTTGGGAAGAGAATTAGAAGTCCGGAGACTTTTTTCTGGAATTTCCCTTCATTGCTCAACCTGAAAATGCCTTTACCTAGTTTACCTTcgttttttaatgaatatttaatactttagatttaatttaacaatattaaattaaGATTTAATGATACTTTCTACCATCCTTCATCAAGTCAATGGCATAAAAAAGGGAGAAACTATTCAAGATCAAAagacttaagaaataaaacaaacaactgcAGCTTATAACAAGCCAACTGCAAAAAGACATTTAGGGGACAGTTGGGGATATCTGGGTATTTGATGTGAGAAAGGAGTTAGTGTTCATTTTAATCAGTGTAATAGCTgtgtagtaaaatattttttaggtaCTCAAATTTAGGGAAGAAAAGTGATAatatttaagatttgtttttaaaaatctcatcaaGGGGAAAACCAgatgaagcaaatatggcaaaatatttataaaatgtaggtGTTAGGCATATGGATTCATTTTAGAttccttgtatttttttatgagtgaaatttttgtaataaagtttaaaataccattttcttttatatagGGCTAAGAACAGTCActgcaaaaaacaaaagagattcCCTTTGAGAAACATGACTAATTCCTAGCTTATTGCTTTATTTAAAGTCATGTTGCGCTCTAATTCTTTGTGTGGtatgttttttaaatggttataatCTCAACTAGTTTCATGAACATTTCTTTCCCATAAGATACATTTGTTCTTTCTAGAGCATCTAGAAAATTCAGAGCAGACAGACAGGGGTTTGTGTCCCAACttcaccatttactagctgtgtgaccttgacagGTTGCTTACCCTGAcaagtctgtaaaatggggataatatccACCATATAGGATTACCAGAGGTGGTACATGTAAAActcttagcacagtacctgacatAAAAGTACAGAAATAATGTAAACAGCCGAAGCTCTATTTCTGCCAAAGCACTGAAATCAGTTTTTTACTCTGTTGCTTTCATGGCTCTATTCTGCCCAGAATTACCTACATTCATTGATGTATTCTCCTCATGTTACTAAAACCTGGGTCTCTTACGTAAGTAATATGGGTTAAGGTTACCTACCTGAGGATCCAGTGCCCTCCATTTCTTGTTTCCTTACCGTAGGTTTGCTGGCtccaatattaatttttttctgctttcttgccTTAGCGCTTCTATTTCTCTTCAAGAATGTTGATCTTATTGCTTCTCTGTTTCCCGTGTAGGACAGCAGAACTGCACTGCATTGGGCATGCTCCGCCGGACATACAGAAATTGTTGAATTCTTGCTGCAACTTGGAGTGCCAGTGAATGACAGAGATGATGTGAGTGCTAGGCAGAGTTGATAAATTCCCAGTTATCTTTAGACTCCAGACTGTGTTTACTAAAGCCCAAGTATGAAGCTCACAAGCAAATTTTAACCTTTATGACTAGGAAGTTACAACATGGCCCTAGTGACCAAATACAGGACTGGTGGTTGCATTATTTCAGAATATTCATTTTGCCATTCATAACCTGTAATTTAAAGTAAACGTGCAGATCAAGTCTTATTATGATGACCCCTTAAGAGACTACAAATCCTTCTTATTATGTTGGAAATTGTTtttgatgaatattccctgaaTAATGAGGCCctagaaatcttttttttgttatatagAGATTTGGTGTAATGGTATTGGTTATATTAGGATAAGACTTGTGAAGAACAAGGATTGAAATGTTTTTGTAGGCAGATTCCTTTTCAAGGATGCTAAATGAAGTAATATTCataatggcaaaaaaataaaaacagtttaaagGAGGAACAATTGAGTACAGTATGTATATccacataataaaataatatgcaaccaaggaattccttggcggtccagtggttgggactcttcGCTTTCCCTGCTGAGGGCACGGGTTcactccctgctcagggaactaagatcctgcaagccgcctGGCGCAgccaatataataataataatatgtagcCCATAAAGTTATGATTCCAAAGAATGGCATAGAAAAATTCTCACAACAAAATGATAAGTGGGCGTTGTGGAAAATGCAACTCACGGAACTTAACATCCTATGATCCCAATTTTTAAACACATTATGATTAGACTTACGTATTATTGCCATGTTACAGGATTATgggtgcttttcttttctttcgtaTATATCTGGTTTCCAAATATCCTGCAGTGCTtaatgagggaaagagaaagaatattatttttttaaaccatttacacACAGCTCTGTAATTCCTGCCTAAATGTTAGCATTAATCCTTGTGCCTTTTCTCCCTGGTTTTTGTCCTGCCCACCTCTTTTGCAGGCAGGTTGGTCTCCTCTTCATATTGCTGCTTCTGCTGGCCGGGATGAGATTGTAAAAGCCCTTCTGGGAAAAGGTGCTCAAGTGAATGCTGTCAATCAAAATGGCTGTACTCCCCTACATTATGCAGCTTCCAAGAACAGACATGAGGTAGGGTTCCATTCCTAGGCTGCTGGTTTGAGTTCTAAACCTATATGCAAACACAAATAGATCTCCGCattgtttttttctccatcttcccaGATTGCTGTCATGTTACTGGAAGGCGGGGCTAATCCAGATGCTAAGGACCATTATGAGGCTACAGCAATGCACCGGGCAGCAGCCAAGGGTAACTTGAAGATGATTCATATCCTTCTGTACTACAAAGCTTCCACAAACATCCAAGACACTGAGGGTAACACTCCTCTGTAAGTGACAAGTAGCAGTCATTTGTATTCTACCTGACATCAGCCCTCTTGCACTAATTCTTACAcgtcatttctctttttattctgctTATAAATGTAATACATGTTTATGGCAAAAAAATTGGAAGTACACAAaagtataaagataaaaattccaAATGTCTGTCATCTTGCCACCCAGAAATAACCACTGATAACATTTAATGTATTTCCTCCCTATCTTTTATATGCAGATGTGCACACTTTACATAcactttttttggtaaaattacGACCATACTGTGTATGTAGTTTTATATCTTGTTCTTTTCACCTCGTAGTATATTGCGAGCATTTCCCAATGTTAATAAATATTTCGAAAACGGTTTTGAATGGCTATCCGCAACTCCATCTTATGGATGTgacataatttaataatttaataattcccCTATTACTGTACATTGAAGTGTTTTTGAGTTTTCcactatcataaataatgctacaTTGACCAACTATATACAAAAATCTTTGGCCATATTGCTGATTATTATCTTAGTATGGAAgatagaagtagaattgctgggtcatcaGATCCACATATTTTAAGACAATTGCTGTATATTCCCAAATTGCTTCCAGAGGAGTTGTATCATTGTACCCTCCCAATAGCTGTTTGAGAGTGCCTGTTACCCCCTCACCAATACCAAAAATATCCTTTTCTTATAGGAAAAATGCTATTTCAGAGTTgtgatatacattttttattatcaACGAAGCTAAACATTTTTAATGCCTATGGCTAATTATTCCTTCTCTAAATTATAACTTTTTGTGtccttttctctatttcctttggagaattaacttatttataatttctttcagctttttttttattttaatttttatttatttatttatttggctgcgttgagtctttgttgctgtgcgggctttctctagttgtggtgagcgggggctactcttcgttatggtgcacgggcttctcattacagtggcttctcttgcagagcacgggctctaggcacgcaggcttcagtagttgtggctcatgggctctagagcacaggctcagtaggtgtggtgcatgggctcagttgctccacagcatacgggatcctcccagaccagggattgaacacatgtccctgcattggcaggtggattcccaaccactgcgccaccagggaagtcccaacttatttatactgattttttttatgtacCCTTGACTTGACATAGTACAAATATTAACTTTCTGTCATgttagttgaaaatatttttcccagtttgtcttttcattttgtttatgatcttTTTGGAAATGAGAAGCTTTCAACTTCTATATATTCAAACCTTTTAATCTTCCCTCATAACTTGAAAGTGCTTCCTTGCcctgaaattaaatatttacctGTATTTTattgtagttctctttttaaacaTTACATTGGTTTGGTTTagttattgtttttcatttaactCAGATCCATCTGGAATTGATTTATGTATGACCTGAAGCCGTCCTCtaccttgatatttttttctacagTACTTGGCCACTATTCTTCTTTATCGAATCTTTTTTGAACCAGAAATTCTATGAGTCTTCTTTTTAGTCCAAAGTaggattcaattttttttaagtattgttttcttaattcttagtttacaatttttttttctgtagttggGAATGACTATGTTTAGAACAACATGCATATTCTAACCCTTTTC of Hippopotamus amphibius kiboko isolate mHipAmp2 chromosome X, mHipAmp2.hap2, whole genome shotgun sequence contains these proteins:
- the PSMD10 gene encoding 26S proteasome non-ATPase regulatory subunit 10 isoform X1, translated to MEGFVSNLMVCNLAYSGKLEELKERILADKSLATRTDQDSRTALHWACSAGHTEIVEFLLQLGVPVNDRDDAGWSPLHIAASAGRDEIVKALLGKGAQVNAVNQNGCTPLHYAASKNRHEIAVMLLEGGANPDAKDHYEATAMHRAAAKGNLKMIHILLYYKASTNIQDTEGNTPLHLACDEERVEEAKLLVSQGASIYIENKEEKTPLQVAKGGLGLILKRMVES
- the PSMD10 gene encoding 26S proteasome non-ATPase regulatory subunit 10 isoform X2, which gives rise to MEGFVSNLMVCNLAYSGKLEELKERILADKSLATRTDQDSRTALHWACSAGHTEIVEFLLQLGVPVNDRDDAGWSPLHIAASAGRDEIVKALLGKGAQVNAVNQNGCTPLHYAASKNRHEIAVMLLEGGANPDAKDHYEATAMHRAAAKDT
- the PSMD10 gene encoding 26S proteasome non-ATPase regulatory subunit 10 isoform X3, which produces MEGFVSNLMVCNLAYSGKLEELKERILADKSLATRTDQDSRTALHWACSAGHTEIVEFLLQLGVPVNDRDDAGWSPLHIAASAGRDEIVKALLGKGAQVNAVNQNGCTPLHYAASKNRHEIAVMLLEGGANPDAKDHYEATAMHRAAAKGNLKMIHILLYYKASTNIQDTEGNTPLHLACDEERVEEAKLLVSQGASIYIENKEEKTPLQVAKGGLGLILKRMVERRENKNEADSSSAVFTVTFKMNSGKMTILVVELN